Proteins from a single region of Aquirhabdus parva:
- a CDS encoding LLM class flavin-dependent oxidoreductase, translated as MSDVKTPKQIIMNAFDMNCVGHINHGLWTHPRDHSTEFNQIQHWTEQAQLLEKGLFDGLFLADIVGVYDVYQNNIDLTLKESIQLPSHDPLLLISAMAATTQHLGFGVTVNLSYESPYLLARRFSTLDHLTQGRIGWNIVTGYLDSAAKAMGFTELLAHDLRYDQAEEFLDVAYQLWESSWEDDAVLINKTQRVYAQPAKVHKIKHQGPYYQVAGYHLSAPSPQRTPLLFQAGASSRGTAFAAQHAECIFISGNEKHITKQQVDTIRAQVQATGRDPDNVKILMGINVIVAETEIQAHEKYQEYLRYASPEAGLAHFSSSTGIDFAQYGLDEAIPYRSSNAIASVNDRFKHETITPRDLLEQHKLGGRYRLIIGSASQVAAELIDWVDQTGIDGFNLARIVTPESYADFIEWVVPELQQRKRYKTAYASGVWREKIFNTQAPYLNAPHPAGVWRTRKKDAHELPVTQERELT; from the coding sequence ATGAGTGACGTAAAAACTCCCAAACAAATCATCATGAATGCCTTCGACATGAACTGTGTCGGGCATATCAATCATGGTCTATGGACGCATCCGCGTGATCACTCTACAGAGTTTAACCAGATACAGCATTGGACAGAACAAGCACAATTGCTCGAAAAAGGTCTGTTCGACGGCTTATTTCTCGCGGATATCGTCGGCGTCTATGATGTCTATCAAAACAATATTGATCTAACACTGAAAGAGTCCATACAGTTGCCCAGCCATGATCCTTTACTGCTGATCTCTGCCATGGCGGCGACGACTCAGCATCTCGGCTTTGGCGTCACGGTGAATTTAAGCTACGAATCACCGTATTTACTTGCACGCCGCTTCTCAACGCTCGACCATCTCACGCAAGGACGGATTGGCTGGAATATCGTCACTGGCTATTTGGATAGTGCTGCCAAAGCGATGGGTTTTACAGAGTTACTCGCTCATGACCTCCGCTATGATCAAGCCGAGGAGTTTCTCGATGTCGCCTATCAACTGTGGGAATCCAGTTGGGAAGATGATGCGGTCTTAATCAACAAAACCCAGCGCGTTTACGCCCAGCCAGCAAAAGTCCATAAGATCAAACACCAAGGTCCTTACTATCAGGTTGCGGGTTATCACTTAAGTGCTCCCTCCCCCCAGCGCACACCGCTACTCTTTCAAGCGGGCGCATCCAGTCGTGGTACTGCATTTGCAGCGCAACATGCAGAATGTATTTTTATCAGTGGTAATGAAAAACACATCACCAAACAGCAAGTTGACACCATTCGTGCTCAAGTCCAGGCGACAGGACGCGACCCAGACAACGTCAAAATCCTGATGGGTATCAATGTCATTGTGGCCGAGACCGAAATTCAGGCGCACGAGAAGTATCAAGAGTATCTGCGCTACGCCAGTCCTGAAGCCGGACTTGCTCACTTCTCAAGCTCCACCGGCATCGACTTTGCCCAATATGGCCTTGACGAGGCCATTCCCTACCGAAGTAGCAATGCTATTGCCTCGGTCAATGATCGCTTTAAACACGAAACCATTACCCCGCGAGACCTCCTTGAACAACATAAATTAGGCGGTCGATATCGTCTGATTATCGGTTCCGCAAGCCAAGTGGCTGCAGAGCTGATTGATTGGGTTGATCAGACAGGCATTGATGGCTTCAACCTTGCGCGCATTGTCACTCCAGAAAGCTATGCCGATTTTATCGAGTGGGTCGTGCCTGAATTGCAACAGCGCAAGCGCTATAAGACTGCCTACGCATCAGGAGTCTGGCGAGAAAAGATCTTTAATACTCAAGCGCCTTATCTCAATGCACCACATCCGGCTGGGGTCTGGCGGACGCGGAAAAAGGATGCTCATGAATTGCCTGTGACGCAAGAGCGTGAGCTCACTTAA
- a CDS encoding SfnB family sulfur acquisition oxidoreductase produces MTHLIENALPTVHVIKDDQQAIEVATRLAEQFALSSAERDIERILPYVELDLLSHSGLLAITVPKRFGGAEVSAQTLATVIALLSAADGSIGQIPQNHFYALEVLRVNGTDAQQKKLYAEVLAGQRFGNALAEFHTKAANLRTSRLVFDGENYSITGQKFYCTGALYAHRIPTLVSDEHGQDFLVFVDQRAEGVKIVDDWSGFGQRTTGSGSVYFDQVNVDAIDIIPFNTAFERPTTVGPFAQLMHAAIDTGIAQAALHESIEFIRTRARAWIDAHVEQAQQDPLTIYEIGNLSVEVRATQSLLNRAARLVQIAQQNPTIQTIADASIAVAEARAQSTEVSLLAGSKLIELGGSRASQRSDNLDRFWRNARVHTLHDPVRWKYHAIGNYYLNNILPPRRGTL; encoded by the coding sequence ATGACCCATTTAATTGAAAATGCCCTTCCCACCGTTCATGTGATCAAAGATGATCAGCAAGCAATCGAAGTCGCCACTCGTTTAGCTGAGCAGTTTGCCTTGAGTTCTGCAGAGCGGGATATTGAACGCATTCTTCCTTATGTAGAGCTCGATCTGCTTAGTCACTCTGGACTGCTTGCCATTACCGTGCCCAAACGTTTTGGTGGTGCTGAAGTTTCTGCACAGACTCTTGCCACTGTCATCGCCTTATTAAGCGCAGCAGACGGTTCAATTGGACAGATTCCACAGAATCACTTTTATGCGCTGGAAGTTCTGCGCGTCAATGGTACCGATGCTCAGCAAAAGAAACTCTATGCGGAGGTCCTTGCAGGACAACGCTTTGGTAATGCCTTGGCAGAATTCCATACCAAGGCAGCAAATCTGCGCACGTCACGCCTCGTTTTTGATGGCGAGAACTACTCCATCACTGGTCAGAAGTTTTATTGCACGGGCGCACTTTACGCCCATCGCATTCCGACATTGGTCAGTGATGAACACGGTCAAGATTTCTTAGTGTTTGTTGATCAGCGCGCGGAAGGGGTCAAAATTGTGGATGACTGGTCGGGATTTGGACAACGCACCACAGGCAGTGGGTCAGTCTATTTTGATCAGGTCAATGTCGATGCCATTGACATCATTCCCTTTAATACCGCATTTGAACGCCCAACGACTGTCGGCCCTTTTGCCCAGTTGATGCACGCGGCGATTGATACTGGTATCGCCCAAGCCGCCTTGCATGAAAGTATCGAATTTATTCGTACCCGTGCACGGGCTTGGATTGATGCACACGTGGAGCAAGCCCAGCAGGATCCATTAACCATCTATGAAATAGGCAACTTGTCGGTTGAGGTTCGCGCCACCCAAAGCCTGCTCAATCGTGCCGCGCGGCTGGTGCAAATCGCCCAGCAGAACCCAACCATTCAGACCATTGCAGACGCCTCTATCGCCGTCGCCGAAGCACGCGCGCAAAGTACCGAAGTGTCACTACTCGCAGGATCCAAACTCATTGAACTGGGCGGCAGCCGTGCCAGTCAACGTAGCGATAATCTCGATCGCTTTTGGCGGAATGCCCGCGTGCATACCCTGCACGATCCTGTTCGCTGGAAGTACCACGCGATAGGCAATTACTACCTCAACAATATCCTTCCACCGCGCCGAGGGACATTGTAA